One segment of Pseudodesulfovibrio sp. 5S69 DNA contains the following:
- a CDS encoding PAS domain-containing hybrid sensor histidine kinase/response regulator → MTHPEASERDKKPPEESPRSCRGESFIDPACFKGLCDALGDGVVKTDAKGVILEANRAFCGLIERDREDVIGRTVLDFTPESEWERERGILRRLLKSGHSSNDFEKRLVTGGGRELLVQVSCWLQRGESGEPAALWGIFRDITDRRKAESMARDHLEKFQFLADNAADVIWTMDNDGRYTYVSPSVERVRGFTPEEMIGMSANEAVSAESLTASRQAWIDVDAGADGPVDTSSTIRLEMRFRKKDGSMIWGESVAKRLWDGGGNAVGYIGTTRDITERKRIEERLRTSEHFLQAMINATEDSVGLFKVDGTVLAMNRNMARFLGLPKEADAGRSVFDFIPEGVHPMIRETFARVVETCAPVTEQVVWSGRILDGVIYPVVDGSEATAIAVYGRDVTEARFAEEARKKTQEQYRLIVETANEGILGLDANQVITYANKIVADFFGCRVEEIIGRSLLDFVAPSDWEDNLRRIEERRLGQRERYERRFQRKDGTEVWGMVSSTPLMAEDGRLLGAFAMIADITEVKQAHERLLNILDGISADIYVSDFVTNEILFMNADMRDHYGPIQEGMACHKVIRGLDERCPRCPKPGLVDENGEPVGTLVSERYYEKLQRWHLNHDRAIRWLEERLVHMHMAADITELKTMAADLEKAMAKAEAASLAKNEFLANMSHEIRTPLNGLLGMLQLMQLSELEPVQRDYLETALNSGRSLLQVLNDILDLSKVESGKLELESIPFELGEVLDQVVSTFRHSVEERGVAMRWEIGEDLPRHFVADKGRLRQILFNLVGNAVKFTETGSIVVRAHPLNVPAEDGSVRLLFEVADTGIGIPHDKVNAVFDPFTQVDGSTTRKYQGTGLGLGIVRRLVQLMGGAISVDTEEGEGTVIYFTIEARPAEPPDDPARAPAAFSDNGGLSILVAEDERVNRVVVQRILEKLGHRAVCVGSGEEAIKVLKERSFDLFLSDIQMPGLDGVATTKVIRGELGLDIPVIALTAHAMQGDRDRFIAAGMNGYVSKPFEIDRLQQEIERVLDGSESRES, encoded by the coding sequence ATGACGCATCCTGAAGCGAGCGAAAGGGACAAAAAACCTCCCGAAGAATCGCCCCGGTCCTGCCGGGGAGAGTCCTTTATCGATCCCGCCTGTTTCAAGGGGCTGTGTGACGCATTGGGCGACGGCGTGGTCAAGACCGACGCCAAGGGGGTCATCCTTGAGGCCAACCGGGCCTTTTGCGGTCTGATCGAGCGCGACCGGGAGGACGTGATCGGCAGGACCGTGCTCGACTTCACGCCCGAGAGCGAGTGGGAACGCGAGCGCGGGATACTTCGCCGCCTGTTGAAATCCGGCCATTCCTCCAACGATTTTGAAAAGAGGCTCGTCACCGGCGGCGGCCGGGAGCTGCTGGTCCAGGTCAGTTGTTGGCTGCAACGCGGCGAGTCGGGGGAGCCCGCGGCCCTGTGGGGCATCTTCCGGGACATCACCGATCGGCGCAAGGCCGAGAGCATGGCCCGCGACCACCTCGAAAAATTTCAGTTTCTGGCCGACAACGCGGCCGACGTCATCTGGACCATGGACAACGATGGCCGGTACACCTACGTCAGCCCGTCCGTGGAGCGCGTCCGGGGGTTCACTCCCGAGGAGATGATCGGCATGAGTGCCAACGAGGCCGTGTCCGCCGAATCCCTGACCGCCAGTCGACAGGCCTGGATCGACGTGGACGCCGGCGCGGACGGCCCCGTGGACACCTCGTCCACCATACGGCTGGAGATGCGTTTCCGGAAGAAGGACGGCTCCATGATCTGGGGCGAGTCCGTGGCCAAGCGGCTGTGGGACGGTGGCGGCAACGCCGTGGGCTATATCGGCACCACCCGCGACATCACCGAGCGCAAGCGGATCGAGGAGCGGTTGCGCACCAGCGAACATTTCCTGCAGGCCATGATCAACGCCACCGAGGATTCCGTGGGGCTGTTCAAGGTGGACGGCACGGTCCTGGCGATGAACAGGAACATGGCCCGGTTTCTCGGCCTGCCCAAGGAGGCGGACGCCGGGCGGAGCGTCTTCGATTTCATCCCGGAAGGGGTGCACCCCATGATCCGCGAAACTTTTGCCCGGGTGGTCGAGACCTGCGCCCCGGTGACCGAGCAGGTGGTCTGGTCCGGCAGGATTCTCGACGGGGTCATCTATCCCGTGGTCGACGGGAGCGAGGCCACGGCCATCGCCGTGTACGGCCGGGACGTGACCGAAGCGCGGTTCGCCGAGGAGGCCCGCAAGAAGACCCAGGAGCAGTACCGGCTCATCGTCGAGACCGCCAACGAGGGCATCCTCGGTCTGGACGCCAACCAGGTCATCACCTACGCGAACAAGATCGTGGCCGACTTCTTCGGCTGCCGGGTGGAGGAGATCATCGGCCGGAGCCTGCTCGACTTCGTGGCCCCGTCGGACTGGGAGGACAACCTGCGGCGCATCGAGGAGCGTCGGCTGGGCCAGCGCGAGCGGTACGAACGCCGGTTCCAGCGCAAGGACGGCACCGAGGTCTGGGGCATGGTCTCGTCCACGCCGCTCATGGCCGAGGACGGCAGGCTGCTCGGGGCGTTCGCCATGATCGCGGACATCACCGAGGTCAAGCAGGCCCACGAGCGGCTGCTGAACATCCTGGACGGGATCAGCGCGGACATCTACGTCAGCGATTTCGTGACCAACGAGATCCTGTTCATGAACGCCGACATGCGCGATCACTACGGCCCCATCCAGGAGGGTATGGCCTGCCACAAGGTCATCCGAGGCCTGGACGAGCGCTGCCCGCGCTGCCCCAAGCCCGGGCTGGTGGACGAGAACGGCGAACCCGTGGGCACCCTGGTCTCGGAGCGGTACTACGAGAAACTCCAGCGCTGGCACCTCAACCACGACCGGGCCATCCGCTGGCTGGAGGAGCGGCTGGTGCACATGCACATGGCCGCGGACATCACCGAGCTCAAGACCATGGCCGCCGACCTGGAGAAGGCCATGGCCAAGGCCGAGGCCGCCAGCCTGGCCAAGAACGAATTTCTGGCCAACATGAGCCACGAGATCCGCACCCCGCTCAACGGGCTGCTGGGCATGCTCCAGCTCATGCAGTTGAGCGAACTGGAGCCCGTGCAGCGGGACTATCTGGAAACGGCCCTGAACTCGGGCCGCAGCCTGCTCCAGGTGCTCAACGACATCCTCGACCTGTCCAAGGTGGAGTCGGGCAAGCTGGAGTTGGAGTCCATCCCCTTCGAACTGGGCGAGGTCCTGGACCAGGTGGTCTCCACCTTCCGCCATTCGGTGGAAGAGCGGGGCGTGGCCATGCGCTGGGAGATCGGCGAGGACCTGCCCCGCCATTTCGTGGCCGACAAGGGGCGGCTGCGGCAGATCCTCTTCAACCTGGTGGGCAATGCGGTCAAGTTCACGGAGACCGGCTCCATCGTGGTCAGGGCCCACCCTCTCAACGTGCCTGCGGAGGACGGCTCGGTCCGCCTGCTCTTTGAGGTGGCGGATACCGGCATCGGCATCCCCCACGACAAGGTCAACGCCGTGTTCGACCCCTTCACCCAGGTGGACGGCTCAACCACCCGCAAATACCAGGGCACCGGCCTGGGGCTGGGCATTGTCCGGCGGCTGGTTCAGCTCATGGGAGGCGCCATCAGCGTGGACACCGAGGAGGGCGAGGGGACGGTCATCTACTTCACCATCGAGGCCCGTCCGGCCGAGCCGCCGGACGATCCGGCACGCGCCCCTGCGGCGTTTTCGGACAACGGCGGCCTGTCCATCCTGGTGGCCGAGGACGAACGGGTCAACCGCGTTGTCGTCCAGCGCATTCTGGAAAAGCTCGGCCACAGGGCCGTGTGCGTGGGCAGCGGGGAGGAGGCCATCAAGGTCCTCAAGGAACGGTCCTTCGACCTCTTCCTGTCGGACATCCAGATGCCCGGCCTGGACGGCGTGGCTACCACCAAGGTCATCCGTGGCGAACTCGGCCTGGACATCCCGGTCATCGCCCTGACCGCGCACGCCATGCAGGGCGACCGCGACCGCTTCATCGCGGCGGGCATGAACGGCTATGTGTCCAAACCTTTCGAAATAGACCGGTTGCAGCAGGAAATCGAACGGGTCCTGGACGGATCCGAATCCCGGGAATCCTAG
- the hpt gene encoding hypoxanthine phosphoribosyltransferase, which yields MAHKLTPFITAEQIAGRNVELGREITESYSGDDPLVCICVLKGAFLFFADIIRRIDREIEIDFVRLASYGSATSRSEDIVFSKDLEISIEGKDVLVIEDIVDTGHSMDFLLHVLRRRNPKSLKICALIDKHERREKAVTVDFAGFKLNDGFIVGYGLDYDERYRELGGIFELSNES from the coding sequence ATGGCACATAAACTCACACCGTTCATCACCGCCGAACAGATCGCCGGACGCAATGTGGAACTCGGCCGCGAAATCACCGAATCCTACTCTGGCGACGATCCCCTGGTCTGCATCTGCGTACTCAAGGGCGCGTTCCTCTTCTTCGCGGACATCATCCGCAGGATCGACCGGGAGATAGAGATCGATTTCGTCCGGTTGGCCAGCTACGGCTCGGCCACGTCACGCTCCGAGGACATCGTCTTCTCCAAGGACCTGGAGATCTCCATCGAGGGCAAGGACGTCCTGGTCATCGAGGATATCGTGGACACCGGCCACTCCATGGATTTCCTGCTCCATGTGCTCAGACGGAGAAATCCAAAGAGTTTGAAAATTTGTGCGCTTATTGATAAGCATGAGCGACGGGAAAAAGCCGTGACCGTCGATTTCGCCGGCTTCAAGCTGAACGACGGGTTCATTGTCGGCTATGGCCTGGACTATGACGAGCGGTACAGGGAATTGGGCGGAATCTTCGAGCTGTCCAACGAGTCTTAG
- the atpB gene encoding F0F1 ATP synthase subunit A: MGFAGGLPHPLLYMDMLKSIGHWGAHVEQALGVDSINHVLYMWLVMAIILGLGLMVRSRLQLVPGGMQNVFETIIGGLEDFVIANLGEEGRQFIPLLVTIFIFILGMNWLGLVPGCDAPTANINTPAAMAIIVFCFYQFVGIKKWGFGYIKHFMGPVGFLAPLMLILEPISHIARPLSLTLRLFGNIRGEEIVLILMFFLAPVLGSLPMYFLFILAKTIQAFIFFMLTMLYLQGAIEHAH; encoded by the coding sequence ATGGGTTTTGCAGGCGGATTGCCGCATCCTCTCTTGTACATGGACATGCTGAAAAGCATCGGCCACTGGGGCGCACACGTTGAACAGGCCCTGGGCGTGGACAGCATCAACCACGTCCTCTACATGTGGCTGGTCATGGCCATCATCCTTGGCCTGGGCCTGATGGTCCGCAGCCGCCTGCAGTTGGTTCCCGGCGGAATGCAGAACGTGTTCGAAACCATCATCGGCGGGCTGGAAGACTTCGTCATCGCCAACCTGGGCGAGGAAGGCCGCCAGTTCATCCCGCTCCTGGTTACCATCTTCATTTTCATCCTGGGCATGAACTGGCTCGGCCTGGTGCCGGGCTGCGACGCGCCCACCGCGAACATCAACACGCCGGCGGCCATGGCCATCATCGTGTTCTGTTTCTACCAGTTCGTGGGCATCAAGAAATGGGGCTTCGGCTACATCAAGCACTTCATGGGCCCGGTCGGCTTCCTGGCCCCGCTCATGCTCATCCTTGAGCCGATCTCCCACATCGCCCGCCCGCTCAGCCTGACGCTTCGTCTCTTCGGCAACATCCGCGGCGAGGAAATCGTCCTGATCCTGATGTTCTTCCTGGCGCCGGTCCTCGGCTCCCTGCCGATGTACTTCCTGTTCATCCTGGCGAAGACCATTCAGGCATTTATCTTCTTCATGCTGACCATGCTGTACCTGCAGGGTGCCATCGAGCACGCGCACTAG
- a CDS encoding N-acetyltransferase yields the protein MIRKARIEDVKAIHGLLMLTDQHDGLVLPRSFSQLYSHLRDFVVVTDDDGTIIGCCALNIIWDNLAEIRSLVVTSTHRGKNLGRKLVETCLSEAVTLGIYKVYTLTEVPGFFERVGFAQEEMDTLNQKIFLDCLNCPRFPDHCNEVAMIINL from the coding sequence ATGATCCGCAAGGCACGCATTGAGGACGTCAAGGCCATCCACGGGCTGCTCATGCTCACCGACCAGCATGACGGCCTGGTTCTCCCCCGGTCGTTCAGCCAGCTTTACTCGCACCTGCGCGACTTCGTGGTCGTCACGGACGACGACGGCACGATCATCGGCTGCTGCGCCCTGAACATCATCTGGGACAACCTGGCCGAGATCCGCTCCCTGGTGGTCACCTCCACGCACCGCGGCAAGAATCTCGGCCGCAAGCTGGTCGAGACCTGCCTGTCCGAGGCCGTCACGCTCGGCATCTACAAGGTTTATACCCTGACCGAGGTGCCCGGCTTCTTCGAAAGAGTGGGCTTCGCGCAGGAGGAGATGGATACCCTGAACCAGAAGATCTTCCTGGATTGCCTCAACTGCCCGAGGTTCCCGGACCACTGCAACGAAGTAGCCATGATCATCAACCTGTAA
- a CDS encoding ATP synthase subunit I produces MLGRMNQRLERLLVRSGFTKPDVRIVVRNQIYVSLGTSLVIMLITLFSRWSLAYLAGAVIALANFWTLARVTQSLVYDRKRGPYLLFVIFMGKMTLSGLALWWLIGVERVPHWGLIAGLGTVVVNITATGLSQLGKK; encoded by the coding sequence GTGCTGGGCAGGATGAACCAAAGGCTTGAGCGGCTGCTCGTCAGGAGCGGCTTCACCAAACCGGACGTACGCATCGTTGTCCGCAATCAGATCTATGTGTCGCTGGGGACCTCTCTAGTGATCATGCTGATAACACTGTTTTCCCGGTGGTCCCTGGCCTATCTGGCGGGGGCGGTCATCGCCCTGGCCAACTTCTGGACGCTCGCCCGCGTGACCCAGTCGTTGGTCTATGACCGGAAGAGGGGACCATACCTACTGTTTGTCATATTCATGGGAAAAATGACTCTGAGCGGGCTGGCCCTCTGGTGGCTGATTGGAGTCGAACGGGTTCCCCACTGGGGGTTGATAGCGGGTCTGGGCACCGTGGTGGTCAACATCACGGCAACAGGCCTGAGTCAGTTGGGGAAAAAATAG
- a CDS encoding DUF3426 domain-containing protein, producing the protein MIVTCPNCETSYNLPDEKIPAAGAKVKCSKCAHVFKVDLPPATPEEEVEALLEDEGSGVGTDAGEAFDETFDDVAAGIAKDDGAEPGEAEPPVSDPADEVVEDMPDTDDLFDDADEEPEAEGGTEADEDDLFADMGGEDEESDDLFADEGEEDDGDLFEDGDETEEDDSQAVFGAEDEEPDQDEPVSGLGGSLELDEEPEPGNRKSLGCLIVLLVLAVGIGAAIYFRVWTYVGVDLADMLKNVPFVGQMFMEKTGGDEAPAPGESPAERVRKIELKNVKQYYVANEKVGNLFVVEGKAVNKFSKPKERIKVEVILYDAANNVLTSQSFLCGNVLSQFQLQVQTEKEIKDGLASDVGILSNNTFIRPGASTPFMAVFFAPPEGVKEFMVKVVDVGDPK; encoded by the coding sequence ATGATCGTCACCTGCCCGAATTGCGAGACCAGCTACAACCTGCCCGATGAGAAAATTCCGGCCGCCGGAGCCAAGGTCAAGTGCTCCAAGTGCGCGCATGTGTTCAAGGTCGACCTGCCCCCCGCGACTCCCGAAGAGGAGGTCGAGGCCCTGCTCGAGGACGAGGGGAGCGGCGTGGGCACCGATGCGGGCGAGGCGTTCGACGAGACCTTCGACGACGTGGCCGCCGGCATCGCCAAGGATGACGGCGCGGAGCCCGGCGAGGCCGAGCCTCCGGTGTCCGACCCGGCCGACGAGGTCGTGGAGGATATGCCCGACACGGACGATCTCTTCGACGACGCGGACGAGGAGCCCGAAGCGGAAGGGGGCACGGAAGCGGACGAGGACGACCTGTTCGCCGACATGGGCGGGGAGGACGAGGAGTCCGACGACCTGTTCGCCGACGAGGGCGAGGAGGACGACGGCGATCTTTTCGAGGACGGCGACGAGACCGAGGAGGACGACTCCCAGGCGGTGTTCGGCGCGGAGGACGAGGAACCGGACCAGGACGAGCCGGTGAGCGGACTGGGCGGCAGCCTGGAACTCGACGAGGAGCCGGAACCCGGCAACCGCAAATCCCTGGGCTGCCTGATCGTCCTGCTTGTCCTGGCGGTGGGCATCGGCGCGGCCATTTATTTCCGGGTCTGGACCTATGTGGGCGTGGACCTGGCCGACATGCTCAAGAACGTGCCCTTCGTGGGCCAGATGTTCATGGAGAAGACCGGCGGCGACGAGGCCCCGGCCCCGGGCGAGTCCCCGGCCGAGCGCGTACGCAAGATCGAGCTCAAGAACGTCAAGCAGTACTACGTGGCCAATGAGAAGGTAGGCAACCTGTTCGTGGTCGAGGGCAAGGCGGTCAACAAGTTCTCCAAGCCCAAGGAGCGGATCAAGGTCGAGGTCATCCTTTACGATGCTGCCAACAACGTCCTGACCTCCCAATCCTTCCTCTGCGGCAACGTGCTCTCCCAGTTCCAGCTCCAGGTGCAGACCGAGAAGGAAATCAAGGACGGCCTGGCCTCGGACGTGGGCATCCTGTCCAACAACACCTTCATCCGGCCCGGCGCGTCCACGCCGTTCATGGCCGTGTTCTTCGCGCCGCCCGAGGGGGTCAAGGAGTTCATGGTCAAGGTGGTGGATGTGGGCGACCCGAAATAG
- a CDS encoding ATP synthase F0 subunit C has translation MKTVKILFTTLAMVLVSSVAFAAEGAGDPVMAAKAYATAIGMGIAAGLCGIGQGMGVKGACEGIARNPEAGGQLSTTLILGLAFIESLAIYALVVNLILLFVV, from the coding sequence ATGAAAACCGTTAAGATTCTGTTCACCACCCTGGCTATGGTCCTGGTTTCTTCCGTTGCTTTCGCCGCCGAAGGCGCCGGTGACCCGGTCATGGCCGCCAAGGCCTACGCCACCGCCATCGGCATGGGCATCGCCGCCGGTCTGTGCGGTATCGGCCAGGGCATGGGCGTGAAGGGCGCCTGCGAAGGCATCGCCCGCAACCCCGAAGCCGGTGGCCAGCTGTCCACCACCCTGATCCTCGGCCTGGCCTTCATCGAGTCTCTGGCCATTTACGCCCTGGTCGTCAACCTGATCCTGCTCTTCGTCGTCTAG
- a CDS encoding TlpA family protein disulfide reductase, producing the protein MKKTWLIIALALGLLALTACSSESGDDAKTGGTAMAPSHAAVASSGEARPYMGVAELDQYLKTNAGKPTMLFFWASWCPSCKQQIPELETLQKDKGGQINLVALSVDESESALDRYLAKHPMDVPVYWGNQDLARKFRVEAIPTLIIFDKTGKQIFAQAGVFPASMLGAMADKLNQ; encoded by the coding sequence ATGAAAAAAACGTGGCTCATCATCGCACTGGCCCTGGGGCTCCTGGCCCTGACCGCCTGTTCAAGCGAATCCGGCGACGACGCCAAGACCGGCGGGACGGCCATGGCCCCCTCCCACGCGGCGGTCGCCTCCTCCGGCGAGGCCCGTCCGTACATGGGCGTGGCCGAACTCGATCAATATCTCAAGACCAACGCGGGCAAGCCCACCATGCTCTTCTTCTGGGCCTCCTGGTGCCCCTCCTGCAAGCAGCAGATCCCCGAGCTGGAGACGCTGCAAAAGGACAAGGGCGGCCAGATCAACCTCGTCGCCCTGTCCGTGGACGAGAGCGAGAGCGCCCTCGATCGGTACCTGGCCAAGCACCCCATGGACGTGCCCGTCTACTGGGGCAACCAGGACCTGGCGCGCAAGTTCCGGGTCGAGGCCATCCCCACCCTGATCATCTTCGACAAGACCGGCAAACAGATCTTCGCCCAGGCCGGGGTCTTCCCCGCCTCCATGCTCGGCGCCATGGCCGACAAACTGAACCAGTAG
- a CDS encoding AtpZ/AtpI family protein, translated as MLFSKDDKVVRITQLGGTAGTMGLHIVSATVVGLTIGYFLDDYFGTKPWLIMIFFFLGVIAGFKMMFEDFRRLQRREEASKASSLKQDGEESAGQDEPKA; from the coding sequence ATGCTCTTTTCAAAAGACGACAAGGTGGTCAGGATCACCCAGTTGGGTGGCACCGCCGGAACGATGGGACTGCACATCGTGTCGGCCACCGTCGTCGGCCTGACCATCGGGTATTTCCTGGATGACTACTTCGGGACCAAGCCCTGGCTGATAATGATCTTTTTCTTTCTGGGGGTCATCGCCGGGTTCAAGATGATGTTCGAGGATTTCCGACGTCTCCAGAGGCGCGAAGAGGCAAGTAAAGCAAGTTCTTTGAAACAGGACGGAGAAGAGAGTGCTGGGCAGGATGAACCAAAGGCTTGA
- a CDS encoding redox-sensing transcriptional repressor Rex, translating to MKSEHIPKATIGRLAVYIQVLENLLRDGNEVISSERLARACSVNSSQIRKDLAYFGEFGVRGVGYYVQELITSIKQSLGIDRQWKCALIGVGNMGSALLRHHDFEKRGFKICAAFDCDPDKIGLEFEGMEIICPTHLKEQAPELNLEIGIIATPPDRAQRAANHLVEANIRGIINFAPSRINVPKHIPVEYVDFFDHLYSIAFQITLGND from the coding sequence ATGAAAAGCGAACACATCCCCAAAGCGACCATCGGACGGCTTGCCGTCTACATCCAGGTCCTCGAAAACCTGTTGCGGGACGGCAACGAGGTCATCTCCTCGGAGCGTCTGGCCCGTGCCTGCTCTGTCAACTCGTCCCAGATCCGGAAGGACCTTGCTTATTTTGGTGAATTCGGCGTGCGCGGCGTGGGCTACTACGTCCAGGAGCTGATCACCTCCATCAAGCAGTCACTGGGCATCGACCGGCAGTGGAAGTGCGCCCTGATCGGCGTGGGCAACATGGGCAGCGCCCTGCTCAGGCACCACGACTTCGAGAAACGCGGGTTCAAGATCTGCGCGGCCTTCGACTGCGACCCGGACAAGATCGGGCTCGAGTTCGAGGGCATGGAGATCATCTGCCCCACGCACCTCAAGGAGCAGGCTCCCGAGCTCAACCTTGAGATAGGCATCATCGCCACGCCCCCGGATCGCGCCCAGCGCGCGGCCAACCACCTGGTGGAGGCCAACATCCGGGGCATCATCAACTTCGCCCCGTCGAGGATCAATGTGCCCAAGCACATCCCGGTGGAGTACGTCGACTTCTTCGATCATCTCTATTCCATTGCGTTCCAAATAACCCTCGGCAACGACTAG
- the selD gene encoding selenide, water dikinase SelD, with amino-acid sequence MEKLKLVQMVKAAGUAAKITPGDLEIALSGLGVRPDNRVLAGGPGDNEDAAILSFPAGKALVQTVDFFTPVVNDPYRFGRIAAANALSDVYAMGGEPWAAMNIVCFPADRLPMSVLAEVLRGGKDTVEEAGAVPSGGHSVDDPEIKYGLAVSGAVDPDRFASNRGVKPGDQLILTKPIGTGVLATAVKGEMPGCDEMEDLLFETCGRLNKTGGTVIRELGLTGATDITGFGLGGHMIELAEASRVTLELRMRDVPLLPGALDMASMGLMPAGSICNRRHYLPKVKSADGLDPIHFDMMFDAQTSGGLLLAVAPGLVDRAMAMLLDAGEPAALVGQALPPGDLPLAIV; translated from the coding sequence ATGGAAAAGCTGAAGCTGGTCCAGATGGTCAAGGCCGCGGGCTGAGCGGCCAAGATCACTCCAGGGGACCTGGAGATCGCACTTTCGGGCCTTGGGGTCCGGCCCGACAACCGCGTGCTCGCCGGAGGCCCCGGCGACAACGAGGACGCGGCCATCTTGTCTTTTCCCGCGGGCAAGGCCCTGGTCCAGACCGTGGATTTCTTCACTCCGGTGGTCAACGATCCCTACCGCTTCGGGCGCATCGCCGCGGCCAACGCCCTGTCCGACGTCTACGCCATGGGCGGGGAACCGTGGGCGGCCATGAACATCGTCTGTTTTCCGGCGGACCGGCTGCCCATGTCCGTGCTGGCCGAGGTGTTGCGCGGCGGCAAGGACACCGTGGAGGAGGCGGGCGCGGTGCCCAGCGGCGGGCACAGCGTGGACGACCCGGAGATCAAGTACGGCCTGGCCGTGTCCGGGGCCGTGGACCCGGATCGCTTCGCCTCCAACCGGGGCGTCAAGCCCGGCGACCAGTTGATCCTGACCAAGCCCATCGGCACGGGTGTGCTGGCCACGGCGGTCAAGGGCGAGATGCCCGGCTGCGACGAGATGGAGGACCTGCTCTTCGAAACCTGCGGGCGGCTGAACAAGACCGGCGGCACGGTCATCCGCGAACTCGGCCTGACCGGGGCCACGGACATCACCGGGTTCGGCCTGGGCGGGCACATGATCGAGCTGGCCGAGGCCAGCCGCGTGACGCTTGAGCTGCGCATGCGCGACGTGCCGCTTCTGCCCGGTGCCCTGGACATGGCCTCCATGGGGCTGATGCCCGCCGGGTCCATCTGCAACCGCCGCCACTACCTGCCCAAGGTCAAATCCGCGGACGGGCTCGACCCCATCCACTTCGACATGATGTTCGACGCCCAGACCTCGGGCGGCCTGCTCCTGGCCGTGGCACCGGGGCTCGTGGACCGGGCCATGGCCATGCTCCTGGACGCAGGCGAACCCGCCGCCCTGGTGGGGCAGGCGCTGCCTCCGGGGGACCTGCCCCTGGCCATCGTCTAG